A stretch of the Actinomycetota bacterium genome encodes the following:
- a CDS encoding peptidyl-prolyl cis-trans isomerase, which yields MAILAAVILVSGCSSLPPDAAATVNGKVISKDDVAARITVAKGLQPASVPTDTGSEDYKNLQRDVTEQLVAEETERQEAEKRNITVSADEVDALIQQVVEDKYLGSIQKMQEDFAKRGLNEDELRQELLRRLLHQKILDSLRAEVPVNEDEIRAQYNANIGNYVYPEKRQLRQIVVATQAAAESAASRLAAGEDMTTVAKQVSIDTKTKDNGGNLGLVTRESLPKAVGDVAFSLQAKQVSAPFLADQRWYIVKAEIITPASNKTYDEVKPDLMKFASNQKLAERYKTYVEEVKASYDVQYANGYEPRAVTTSTDDTNTGINVPVPGGTVTAP from the coding sequence GTGGCGATTCTTGCAGCGGTGATTCTGGTTTCGGGATGCTCCAGCCTGCCACCGGACGCAGCGGCTACGGTCAATGGCAAGGTCATCAGCAAGGATGATGTCGCCGCACGCATCACTGTAGCCAAAGGCCTGCAACCCGCCAGTGTCCCTACGGACACCGGAAGTGAGGATTACAAGAACCTCCAGCGCGATGTCACCGAGCAGCTTGTTGCCGAGGAGACCGAGCGCCAGGAAGCTGAGAAACGCAACATCACGGTATCCGCTGACGAGGTCGACGCACTCATCCAGCAGGTAGTTGAAGACAAATATCTCGGCAGCATCCAGAAGATGCAGGAAGATTTTGCCAAGCGGGGTCTGAACGAGGACGAACTTCGCCAGGAACTGCTGCGCCGGTTGCTGCACCAGAAGATCCTGGATTCACTGCGCGCCGAGGTTCCCGTCAATGAGGACGAGATCAGGGCGCAGTACAACGCCAACATCGGCAACTATGTTTACCCCGAGAAGAGGCAGCTGCGCCAGATAGTCGTCGCCACCCAGGCGGCGGCTGAATCTGCCGCAAGCCGCCTGGCGGCCGGAGAAGACATGACGACAGTCGCCAAGCAGGTCTCGATCGATACCAAGACCAAGGATAACGGCGGCAATCTCGGCCTGGTTACGCGCGAGTCGCTTCCCAAGGCCGTCGGCGATGTAGCATTCTCACTTCAGGCCAAGCAGGTGTCAGCGCCGTTCCTGGCCGATCAGAGATGGTACATAGTCAAGGCGGAGATCATTACTCCGGCTTCGAACAAGACCTACGACGAAGTTAAGCCCGACCTGATGAAATTCGCCAGCAATCAAAAGCTGGCCGAACGTTACAAGACATACGTCGAAGAGGTAAAGGCCTCATACGATGTGCAGTACGCCAATGGCTATGAGCCACGCGCGGTAACAACGTCAACAGACGACACCAACACCGGCATCAACGTGCCGGTGCCGGGCGGGACAGTCACCGCGCCGTAG